A stretch of DNA from Fusobacterium sp.:
ATAAGGCAGATAGCTATCAAATTTGATATAAACACTCTTACTGTTTTAAAAACATATGATCTCCTTGAAAAAAACAATTACATCTATAAACTTTCTGGAAAGGGATGTTTTGTAAAAGAAAAAAACAAGCTTATATCAAGTACTCAAAAACCTGTTATAAATAATTTTGCAATAATGAATAAAGATATAAATTTTGCAAGTGCTACTCCTGATGCTGATCTTTATCCTGTTGAAATATTCCAAGAAATTATAAATGATATATTTAATAATTATGGGGGAAAAGCTTTTAATTATTTTAATACACAAGGACTTTTAGAATTAAGAGAAACAATATCTGAAAAACTAAAAAATAACTATATTTATACTTCTCCAAATAATATTCAAATAGTTGCTGGTTCTCAGCAAGCTCTTGATTTGATAAAAAAAATTATATTAAAAAGAAAAACTACTACAATGGTTGCTGCTAATCCGACATACTATGGAGCTATAAATACATTTTCTGAAATAGCAAAAATGATAAGTGTTCCTTTAGAAAAAGATGGTATAAATATGGAAGAATTAGAAAAAATTCTTCAAAAAAATAAAGTAGATTTTATCTATACTATGGTAAATTTTGAAAGTCCCACTGGAATTTCATGGTCAATGGAGAAAAAGAAAAAAATCCTTGAGTTTTCAGAAAAATATAACTTCACAATCATAGAAGATGACTGTCTTTCTCCTTTGTATTACTATAATAATATCACAACTCCTTTAAAAGCTATGGATAAAAAAAATAAAGTAATATATATAAATTCTTTTTCAAAGCTCATAATGCCTGGAATAAGACTTGGATATATGATTGTTCCTAATAATTTGATTTCTGATATAATTGCTGCAAAATTTTCAGCTGATATCTCGTCTTCTGGTTTATTTCAAATGGCACTTCATCTTTTTCTTAAGAAAGGTTATTTAGAACCTAATATTGAAAAATTAAAAAAAGCATTTAAAGAAAAATATGAGCTCACATTATCACTTTTACAAGAAATAAAAGAAATAGAACTTCCATATATCCCTCAAGGAGGGCTATATATATGGATAAAGCTGCCAAAAGGTCTCAATTCAAATATTTTTTATAATATATTGAAAGAAAGACAAGTTTCTATACTTCCTGATTCTGTATTTTATATGAATGATGAACAGGAAAATAATCATATTCGTTTAAGTTTTGCAGCAGTAACAAAAGAAGAAATAACAAGAGGAATAGAAATAATAAAAAAATCTTTGGAAGAATTTTCACAAAAAAAAGATTTTTTATTCAAAGAAGATTTTATATCTATTTTAATAAGATAAAATTTTATAATAATTATGATAAATTTTATAAATTTTATTTTAAAAAAAAGTATCGTATTATT
This window harbors:
- a CDS encoding PLP-dependent aminotransferase family protein, translating into MKLNFIIYKDSPHKIYLQLYDSIKNMIETGEALPNEKLPSIRQIAIKFDINTLTVLKTYDLLEKNNYIYKLSGKGCFVKEKNKLISSTQKPVINNFAIMNKDINFASATPDADLYPVEIFQEIINDIFNNYGGKAFNYFNTQGLLELRETISEKLKNNYIYTSPNNIQIVAGSQQALDLIKKIILKRKTTTMVAANPTYYGAINTFSEIAKMISVPLEKDGINMEELEKILQKNKVDFIYTMVNFESPTGISWSMEKKKKILEFSEKYNFTIIEDDCLSPLYYYNNITTPLKAMDKKNKVIYINSFSKLIMPGIRLGYMIVPNNLISDIIAAKFSADISSSGLFQMALHLFLKKGYLEPNIEKLKKAFKEKYELTLSLLQEIKEIELPYIPQGGLYIWIKLPKGLNSNIFYNILKERQVSILPDSVFYMNDEQENNHIRLSFAAVTKEEITRGIEIIKKSLEEFSQKKDFLFKEDFISILIR